Genomic DNA from Comamonas resistens:
CCGAGCGCTGCGACCGCATGTCCATGATGCATGCGGGCAAGGTGCTGGACAGCGACCGGCCGGCAGCCCTGACCGCCAAGCGCGGCGCGGCCACGCTGGAAGAGGCGTTCATCGGCTATCTGGTGGAGGCCTCGGGCGAAGCCGCACCCGTGCTTGATATCAAAAAAGAAGCTGTTACCGCTGACTCAGCCTTATCCTCAGCATCAAAAGTATCTGATACCAATACAGATAAAGCGCAGCAAGCTCCTGTTTCCGACGCGCACAAAGGCCCTGGCTTCAGCCTGCAACGCTTGTGGAGCTATCTGTGGCGCGAGTCGCTGGAGCTGCAGCGCGATCCCGTGCGCGCCACGCTGGCTCTGGTGGGCTCGCTGGTGCTGATGGTGGTGATCGGCTTCGGCATCAGTATGGACGTCGAAGACCTGAAGTTTGCCGTGCTCGACCGCGACCAGAGCACCATCAGCCAGAACTATGTGAACAATCTCGCAGGCTCGCGCTATTTCATTGAAATGCCTCCCATCCAGGACTACGCGGACCTGGACCGGCGCATGAAGAGCGGCGAGCTGGCACTGGCCATCGAGATACCACCCGGTTTTGGCCGTGATGTGCTGCGCGGCTCGAAGGTTGCCGTGGGCGCCTGGTTCGACGGCGCCATGCCCCAGCGCGGCGAGACCGTCAAAGGCTATGTCCAGGCCATGCACCAGCTGTGGCTGGTGCAGCAGGCGCGCGAGCGACTGGGCGTGCAACTGGGCAGCCAGGTCAGCCTGGAAACCCGCTTTCGCTACAACCCCGATGTGAAAAGCCTGCCCGCCATGGTGCCGGCCGTGATTCCGCTGCTGCTGATGATGCTGCCGGCCATGCTCACGGCCCTGGCCGTGGTGCGGGAAAAGGAGCTGGGCTCCATCGTGAATCTGTACGTCACTCCCGTGACCCGCATCGAGTTTCTGCTGGGCAAGCAGCTGCCTTATGTGGTGCTGGCCATGCTGAACTTCTTTCTGATGTGTGCCATGGCGGTGTTCGTGTTTGGCGTCCCGATGACCGGCAGCTTCCCCTTGCTCATCGTGGCCGCCCTGCTCTTCAGCGTCATTGCCACGGGCATGGGACTGCTGGCCTCTGCCGTCACCAGCAGCCAGATTGCCGCCATGTTCTTTGCCATGCTGGGCACGCTGATTCCGGCCACGCAGTTCTCGGGGCTGACCGACCCGGTGTCCTCGCTCGAAGGCGCCGGTCGCTGGATTGGCGAGATCTACCCGGCCACCTATATGTTCGCCATCAGCCGCGGCGTCTTCAACAAGGCGCTGGGCCTGCACGATCTGGCGCCGACCTTGCTGCCGCTGCTGATTGCCATTCCCGTGATCATGGGCGTGGCCATCTGGGCCTTGCCCAAGCAGGAGAAGTAATGAAGCTCCCCCTGAGTCGCTGCGCGCCTTCCCCCTCTCTCGCTGCGCGGGAGGGGGACGACACCTTCGCTGCGGGGCGGCCCTGGCTCGGTGTCCCTACGTTGGGCCTGCGCTTGTTCAGAGCGTCCTCTGCTTCACGGCACACCTTGGACTTTTACGATGTTGCATAGCCTGAAAAATATCTGGCGCCTGGGCGTCAAGGAACTGTGGAGCCTGTGGCGCGACCCGGTGATGCTGGTGCTCATCGTCTACACCTTCACGGCCTCGGTGTACACCGCAGCCACGGCCATGCCCGATACGCTGCACAAGGCGCCGATCGCCATCGTCGACGAAGACCAGTCGCCACTGTCCGCACGCATCACCTCGGCTTTCTACCCGCCTCAGTTCATGCCACCGCAGATGGTCGATTTCAGCCATGTGGATCCCGGGCTGGATGCAGGCGACTTCACCTTCTCGCTGACCATTCCTCCCAACTTCCAGCGCGACGTGCTGGCCGGCAAAAAGGCTGAGCTGCAGCTGAACGTGGATGCCACGCGCATGAGCCAGGCGTTCTCCGGCAGCGGATACGTGCAGCAGATCGTGCTGGCCGAAGTCAACGAGTTCGTGCAGCGTCACCGCGGAGCCAGCGCACTGCCCGTGGATCTGGAGCTGCGCGCCCGCTTCAACCCCGGACTGAACAAGATATGGTTCGGCGGACTGATGCAGATCATCAACAACGTCACCATGCTCTCCATCATCCTCACGGGCGCGGCGCTGATCCGCGAGCGCGAGCACGGCACCATCGAGCATCTGCTGGTCATGCCTGTGACGCCTACCGAGATCATGCTGGCCAAGGTCTGGTCCATGGGTGCCGTGGTGCTGCTGGCAGCGGGTGTCTCGCTCAATCTGGTCGTGCGCGGCGCGCTCAAGGTGCCCATCGAAGGTAGTCTGCTGCTGTTCATGGCAGGCTCGGCCCTGTGCCTGTTCGCCACCACGGCCATGGGCATCTTTCTGGCCACCGTGGCGCGCAGCATGCCGCAGTTCGGCCTGCTGATGGTGTTG
This window encodes:
- the rbbA gene encoding ribosome-associated ATPase/putative transporter RbbA, which translates into the protein MTQHVATLRDVTLAYGKTQALRGLSLEIPAGIMVGLIGPDGVGKSSLLSLIAGARALQGGEIQVLGGDMRSKKHRDAVCPRIAYMPQGLGKNLYPTLSVEENLQFFGRLFGHDAAERRARIDDLTQSTGLQKFLSRPAGKLSGGMKQKLALCCALIHDPDLLILDEPTTGVDPLARAQFWDLINRIRGQRPQMSVIVATAYMDEAQRFDWLAAMDDGRILATGTPAELLARTGMPALEAAFIALLPEEKKRGHAAVVIPPLQTRDDDIAIEARDLTMRFGDFVAVDHVNFRIRRGEIFGFLGSNGCGKSTTMKMLTGLLPASEGDAWLFGKKIDPHDVATRQRVGYMSQAFSLYGELTVLQNLVLHAELFHVDPAEIPARVEEMITRFGLAEVRETLPGNMPLGMRQRLSLAVAMVHKPELLILDEPTSGVDPVARDQFWRLLIELSRRDRVTIFISTHFMNEAERCDRMSMMHAGKVLDSDRPAALTAKRGAATLEEAFIGYLVEASGEAAPVLDIKKEAVTADSALSSASKVSDTNTDKAQQAPVSDAHKGPGFSLQRLWSYLWRESLELQRDPVRATLALVGSLVLMVVIGFGISMDVEDLKFAVLDRDQSTISQNYVNNLAGSRYFIEMPPIQDYADLDRRMKSGELALAIEIPPGFGRDVLRGSKVAVGAWFDGAMPQRGETVKGYVQAMHQLWLVQQARERLGVQLGSQVSLETRFRYNPDVKSLPAMVPAVIPLLLMMLPAMLTALAVVREKELGSIVNLYVTPVTRIEFLLGKQLPYVVLAMLNFFLMCAMAVFVFGVPMTGSFPLLIVAALLFSVIATGMGLLASAVTSSQIAAMFFAMLGTLIPATQFSGLTDPVSSLEGAGRWIGEIYPATYMFAISRGVFNKALGLHDLAPTLLPLLIAIPVIMGVAIWALPKQEK
- a CDS encoding ABC transporter permease; the encoded protein is MLHSLKNIWRLGVKELWSLWRDPVMLVLIVYTFTASVYTAATAMPDTLHKAPIAIVDEDQSPLSARITSAFYPPQFMPPQMVDFSHVDPGLDAGDFTFSLTIPPNFQRDVLAGKKAELQLNVDATRMSQAFSGSGYVQQIVLAEVNEFVQRHRGASALPVDLELRARFNPGLNKIWFGGLMQIINNVTMLSIILTGAALIREREHGTIEHLLVMPVTPTEIMLAKVWSMGAVVLLAAGVSLNLVVRGALKVPIEGSLLLFMAGSALCLFATTAMGIFLATVARSMPQFGLLMVLTLLPLQLLSGGMTPRESMPQLVQDVMLFAPTTHFVELGQAILYRGAGLETVWKPFVWLAGIGAVLFWLSLMRFRKTLSSMA